A stretch of Pristis pectinata isolate sPriPec2 chromosome 26, sPriPec2.1.pri, whole genome shotgun sequence DNA encodes these proteins:
- the clcn6 gene encoding H(+)/Cl(-) exchange transporter 6, which translates to MASGRGLRRGCCCCCGEREGRSPEELTILGETREEEDEILPRKDYESLDYDKCINEPYLEVLETLDNKRVRRYEAVKWILVFCIGVCTGLVGLFIDYFVHLFQNLKFQIIGKSVEDCSEGGCLVLSLLEILAFNIGFIFLASLLVLIEPIAAGSGIPEIKCYLNGVKIPGIVRLRTLVCKALGVLFCVSGGLFVGKEGPMIHSGAVVGAGLPQFQSITFHKVQFNFPYFRSDRDKRDFVSAGAAAGVAAAFGAPIGGTLFSLEEGSSFWNQALTWKVLFCSMSATFTLNLFRSGIRYGSWGSFQLPGLLNFGEFKCADGDKKCHLWTAVDLAFFIIMGVIGGLLGAMFNCMNRRLAKYRMRNVHPKAKFVRILESLLVAMVTTMVIFIASVTLGECREIPSQTHSNNATLQVSEEDVNSSIKTFFCRNHTYNDMATLFFNPQETAILQLFHQDGTFSPVTLSIFFILYFILACWTYGLSVPSGLFVPSLLCGAAYGRLVANVLKTYIGMSHIYSGTFALVGAAAFLGGVVRMTISLTVILIESTNEITYGLPIMVTLMVAKWTGDFFNKGIYDLHVALRGVPLLEWETEAEMDKLTASDIMEPNLTYVYPHTRIQSLVSILRTTAHHAYPVVTENRGNEKEFMKGNILISNNIKFKKSSILTRAGEQYKRSQSMKSYPSSELRNVCDELVNAEVAEDGEDILQQMLERRHVPYPNLYPDQSPSEDWTMEERFRPLTFHGLILRSQLVTLLVRGVCYSETHSSSTQPRLSYSEMTEDYPRYPDVHDLDLTLLNPRMIVDITPYMNPCPYTVSPNTHVSQVFNLFRTMGLRHLPVVNAVGEIVGIITRHNLSHDFLLMKLRHHNMTI; encoded by the exons ATGGCGAGTGGTCGAGGTCTGCGGCGGGGTTGCTGTTGctgctgtggggagagggagggccgGAGCCCCGAGGAGCTG ACTATTCTGGGAGAGACACGGGAGGAAGAAGATGAAATTTTGCCACGCAAAGATTATGAG AGCTTGGACTATGATAAGTGCATCAATGAGCCATACCtggaggtgctggaaacactcgataACAAG AGAGTCAGGAGATACGAGGCGGTGAAATGGATCCTGGTATTTTGTATTGGAGTCTGCACTGGTTTG GTTGGGCTCTTTATCGATTACTTTGTTCATCTCTTCCAAAATCTCAAGttccaaattattggaaaat CGGTGGAAGATTGCAGTGAGGGGGGCTGTCTTGTACTCTCCCTCCTTGAGATTCTAGCATTCAATATTGGTTTCATCTTTTTGGCCAGCTTGCTGGTGCTGATTGAG CCCATTGCAGCTGGATCTGGAATTCCTGAAATCAAATGCTACCTAAATGGGGTGAAGATCCCTGGGATTGTGAGGCTGCGGACCCTGGTCTGTAAAGCACTGGGTGTGCTCTTCTGTGTGTCCGGAG GTTtatttgtggggaaggagggcccAATGATTCACAGTGGAGCAGTGGTGGGAGCAGGGTTGCCTCAG TTTCAGAGCATTACTTTCCACAAGGTCCAGTTCAACTTTCCTTATTTCCGCAGTGACAG AGACAAGCGGGACTTTGTCTCGGCAGGGGCAGCAGCAGGAGTTGCTGCTGCATTTGGGGCTCCAATTGGAGGGACACTCTTCAGTCTGGAGGAAGGATCCTCATTCTGGAACCAGGCACTAACCTGGAAAGTG CTCTTCTGCTCAATGTCTGCCACCTTCACGCTGAATCTGTTCCGCTCAGGGATTCGCTATGGGAGCTGGGGCTCCTTCCAACTGCCAGGACTGCTCAACTTTGGAGAATTCAAG TGTGCAGATGGAGACAAGAAATGTCATTTGTGGACAGCAGTGGATCTGGCATTCTTCATTATCATGGGTGTGATTGGTGGACTTCTGGGAGCAATGTTTAACTGTATGAATAGGAGGCTGGCAAAGTACCGTATGCGCAATGTACACCCTAAGGCCAAGTTTGTCCG GATCCTGGAGAGTCTGTTAGTTGCTATGGTTACAACAATGGTAATCTTTATAGCCTCCGTGACTCTAGGGGAGTGTCGGGAGATCCCTTCACAAACTCATAGcaacaatgcaacactccag GTATCTGAGGAGGATGTGAATTCCAGCATCAAAACCTTTTTCTGTCGCAATCATACCTATAATGACATGGCTACATTGTTCTTCAACCCACAAGAGACTGCCATTCTCCAGCTATTCCACCAAGATG GAACCTTCAGTCCAGTCACTCTGAGCATTTTCTTCATTCTTTACTTTATTCTGGCCTGTTGGACATATGGTTTGTCTGTCCCCAGTGGACTCTTTGTGCCCTCGCTGCTGTGCGGTGCTGCCTACGGTCGACTTGTGGCAAACGTTCTGAAAAC GTACATCGGGATGTCTCACATCTATTCTGGAACTTTTGCTCTAGTGGGAGCTGCTGCATTCCTGGGGGGCGTGGTTCGTATGACCATCAGTCTCACTGTCATTCTCATTGAATCAACCAATGAAATCACATATGGATTGCCCATCATGGTCACATTGATG GTGGCAAAGTGGACAGGCGATTTCTTCAATAAAGGAATTTACGACCTGCATGTGGCACTTCGTGGTGTCCCATTGCTTGAATGGGAGACTGAGGCTGAAATGGATAA GTTGACAGCCAGTGATATCATGGAGCCAAATCTAACCTATGTCTATCCTCATACCCGAATCCAATCATTGGTCAGTATTCTGCGCACCACCGCACATCACGCATACCCTGTCGTCACGGAAAACAGAGGGAATGAGAAGGAGTTCATGAAGGGAAACATCctcatcagcaacaacattaagtTTAAG AAATCAAGTATACTGACTCGGGCTGGAGAACAATACAAACGGAGCCAGTCAATGAAATCCTACCCATCGAGTGAGCTGAGGAATGTTTGTGATGAACTGGTGAATGCTGAGGTTGCTGAGGATGGAGAGGACATTTTGCAGCAAATGCTGGAGCGTAG ACATGTCCCTTATCCAAATCTTTATCCTGACCAGTCTCCCAGTGAAGACTGGACAATGGAGGAGCGCTTTCGACCTTTAACTTTTCATGGCCTTATTCTGAGATCGCAGCTGGTTACCTTGCTAGTACGTGGGGTTTGCTACTCAGAGACCCATTCA AGTTCAACACAACCACGGCTATCATACTCTGAAATGACTGAAGATTATCCACGATACCCCGATGTTCATGACCTCGATCTGACCCTCCTCAATCCGCGTATGATTGTG GATATCACACCATACATGAATCCCTGTCCATACACAGTTTCGCCAAACACACATGTGTCTCAGGTCTTCAACCTGTTCCGTACCATGGGATTGAGGCACCTTCCAGTCGTCAATGCTGTTGGAGAG ATTGTTGGAATCATCACACGACATAATTTGAGCCACGATTTTCTATTGATGAAACTGCGACACCACAACATGACAATCTGA